A stretch of Pseudomonas taetrolens DNA encodes these proteins:
- a CDS encoding efflux RND transporter periplasmic adaptor subunit codes for MSRIWIMPLAAALLIGCSEEKIPEPARPALYVVAQPELAQNLGRFAGTIEARYESTLGFRVPGRIVRRYYDVGAVVKQGDILASLDPTDQQNNLRAARGDLAKVQAQLINAKANARRQQELFDRGVGAQAQLDIAQTDLKTTQASMQQAVAAVNQAQDQLSYCTLRADHDAVITDWQAEAGQVVSVGEEVVTLARPDIKEAVIDLPGPLADALPTGIEFRVAGQLDPNVNTAAHVREIAPQADSATRTHRTRLTLSQTPAAFRLGSSVSVTVSSPIAEHFKIPLSALQETDNHSQVWVIDPTTHAVNPRDVTVLRRDAHNVLLSGGVKSGDKIVSAGVHSLNPGQTVRLDKESSQ; via the coding sequence ATGAGCCGGATCTGGATCATGCCACTGGCGGCCGCGCTGTTGATCGGCTGCTCCGAAGAGAAAATCCCTGAGCCCGCTCGCCCGGCATTGTATGTCGTGGCACAACCCGAACTGGCGCAAAACCTAGGGCGCTTTGCCGGCACGATTGAAGCCCGGTATGAAAGCACATTGGGTTTTCGTGTACCGGGACGGATTGTGCGCCGCTATTACGACGTGGGCGCCGTGGTGAAACAGGGCGATATTCTGGCCAGTCTCGACCCCACCGATCAGCAAAACAACCTGCGTGCCGCCCGGGGTGACCTGGCCAAAGTGCAGGCACAACTGATTAACGCCAAGGCCAATGCCCGACGCCAGCAGGAGCTGTTCGACCGGGGCGTGGGCGCTCAGGCCCAGCTCGACATTGCCCAAACCGACCTGAAAACCACCCAGGCCTCAATGCAACAAGCCGTGGCGGCGGTCAATCAGGCTCAGGACCAACTCAGCTACTGCACCCTGCGTGCTGACCATGATGCGGTCATCACCGATTGGCAGGCTGAAGCCGGCCAGGTGGTGAGTGTCGGGGAAGAGGTGGTCACACTGGCCCGCCCCGACATCAAGGAAGCCGTCATCGATTTGCCGGGGCCGCTGGCCGACGCATTGCCCACGGGGATCGAGTTCCGGGTTGCCGGCCAGCTCGACCCGAACGTCAATACCGCAGCGCATGTGCGCGAAATCGCGCCCCAGGCCGACAGCGCCACCCGCACTCATCGCACCCGCCTGACACTGAGCCAGACACCCGCAGCATTCCGGCTCGGCAGCTCCGTCAGCGTGACGGTCAGCAGCCCGATAGCCGAGCATTTCAAAATTCCGCTGAGCGCGCTGCAAGAAACCGACAACCACAGCCAGGTGTGGGTCATCGACCCGACTACCCATGCCGTTAATCCCCGTGACGTGACAGTACTGCGGCGCGATGCACACAACGTGTTGCTCTCGGGTGGCGTAAAAAGCGGTGACAAAATTGTAAGCGCCGGCGTTCACAGCCTAAACCCCGGACAGACAGTCAGACTTGATAAGGAAAGCTCACAATGA
- a CDS encoding efflux RND transporter periplasmic adaptor subunit, with product MAGPRNKGVWGLSLCLFLTACGKEGPKEPLSPRVYVQQVSSREFAQPIQLSGDIQARVETQLSFRVGGKVIERKVDVGDHVQAYQVLARLDPKDLKIQVETAQASVNAQQAQVVQTRAAFVRQQKLLPKGYTSRSEYDAANAAQLSAQSALAAAQAQLANAREQLSYSNLVAEAPGVITARQAEVGQVVQATMPIFTLARDGARDAVFNVYESLFIEPPKDPTVEITLLSDPTIKVKGQIREITPTVAAQSGTLQIKVQLDTLPKGMELGAVVSVILNSVPTRSMELPWSALTKEVSEPAVWVVDEHNNVRLQRVRVGRYLTGSVIISEGLKDGDKVVIAGGQLLNPGMHVEIAPLPAEGTQL from the coding sequence ATGGCTGGTCCACGAAACAAGGGGGTTTGGGGCTTAAGCCTGTGTCTCTTCCTGACCGCTTGCGGCAAAGAGGGCCCTAAAGAGCCTTTGTCCCCACGGGTGTATGTCCAGCAGGTCAGCTCACGCGAGTTTGCTCAGCCTATTCAACTCAGTGGCGATATACAGGCACGGGTCGAAACGCAGCTGTCATTCCGGGTCGGTGGCAAGGTTATTGAGCGCAAGGTCGATGTCGGGGATCACGTCCAGGCCTATCAAGTGCTGGCACGCCTCGATCCCAAAGACCTGAAAATCCAGGTCGAGACCGCGCAGGCCAGCGTCAATGCGCAACAAGCCCAAGTGGTGCAAACCCGAGCGGCCTTTGTCCGCCAGCAAAAGCTGCTGCCCAAGGGCTATACCAGCCGAAGTGAATACGACGCCGCCAACGCCGCCCAACTCAGCGCGCAAAGTGCTTTAGCCGCAGCCCAGGCGCAGTTGGCCAACGCCCGCGAACAATTGAGTTACAGCAACCTTGTGGCCGAGGCTCCGGGCGTGATCACAGCCCGCCAGGCTGAAGTCGGGCAAGTGGTGCAGGCTACCATGCCGATTTTCACATTGGCCCGTGATGGTGCGCGGGATGCAGTATTTAACGTGTATGAATCGCTGTTCATCGAGCCGCCCAAAGACCCCACCGTCGAGATCACGCTACTCAGCGACCCGACAATCAAGGTCAAGGGCCAGATCCGCGAAATCACGCCCACCGTCGCGGCGCAAAGCGGCACGCTGCAAATCAAGGTGCAGCTCGACACACTCCCCAAAGGCATGGAGTTGGGCGCGGTGGTCAGCGTTATTCTGAATTCGGTGCCGACTCGCAGCATGGAGCTGCCATGGTCGGCGCTGACCAAGGAGGTTAGCGAACCGGCCGTGTGGGTGGTCGACGAACACAACAACGTACGCTTGCAGCGGGTCAGGGTCGGGCGTTACCTGACCGGCAGCGTCATCATCAGTGAGGGGCTCAAGGACGGAGACAAGGTGGTGATCGCAGGCGGGCAACTGTTAAACCCCGGCATGCATGTCGAAATCGCGCCCCTGCCAGCCGAGGGAACACAGCTATGA
- a CDS encoding DOPA 4,5-dioxygenase family protein: MQRIKGYHAHVYFDATTIDQARALCEEAAQLFGVKMGRVHERPVGPHPDWSCQLAFGPELFGRLVPWLALHRQGLVVFLHPETGNDLLDHTEHAIWMGAIRPLNVSVF; this comes from the coding sequence ATGCAGCGTATCAAGGGCTACCACGCCCACGTCTATTTCGACGCGACGACGATTGATCAGGCCCGGGCCTTGTGCGAAGAGGCGGCGCAACTGTTTGGCGTCAAGATGGGACGCGTTCATGAGCGTCCTGTTGGCCCGCACCCGGACTGGAGTTGCCAACTGGCCTTTGGCCCCGAACTGTTTGGCAGGCTCGTGCCGTGGTTGGCGCTCCATCGCCAAGGACTGGTGGTGTTTCTGCACCCCGAGACCGGCAATGACCTGCTGGACCACACAGAGCATGCGATCTGGATGGGCGCGATACGGCCGTTGAATGTGTCTGTTTTTTGA
- a CDS encoding efflux RND transporter permease subunit, translating to MNGKFNLSEWALKHQSFVWYLMFMAVVAGIFSYINLGREEDPSFAIKTMVIQTRWPGATVDETLLQVTDRIEKKLEELDSLDYVQSYTRPGESTVFVFLKDTTNAKAIPEIWYQVRKKIDDIRGDFPQGIQGPGFDDEFGDVYGTIYAFTGDGFSMRQLRDYVEQVRTGIRDIPNRGKMLTIGEQDETFYLSFSTRKLAALGLDQQHVLQSLQAQNAVTPAGVIEAGPERMSVRTSGQFENVADLEAVNLRVNDRFYRLADIADITRGYVDPAAPMFHYNGKPAVGLAIAMIPGGNIQEFGKQLSQRIAELTAELPVGVGVHMVSDQAQVVEVAVGGFTSALFEAVIIVLAVSFISLGLRAGLVVAISIPLVLALVFVFMEFTGIAMQRVSLGALIIALGLLVDDAMITVEIMITRLELGETKEQAATFAYHSTAFPMLTGTLVTVAGFVPIGLNNSSAGEYTFTLFAVIAVAMLVSWVVAVLFAPVLGVHILSAKVKPKPEKPGRLAQTFDSALLWCMRHRWLTIGGTVLMFVLSIFGMGLVQNQFFPSSDRPEILVDLNLPQNASIAETLKVTQRFEATLKDDPDIVRWSTYVGEGAIRFYLPLDQQLQNPFYSQLVIVSTGLEARGPLMERLEKRLREDFVGVGGFVHTLELGPPVGRPLQYRVSGKNIDEVRKHALNLATVLDANPNVGETIFNWNEPGKVLRIDIAQDKARQFGLSSEDVAQVMNSIVSGAAISQVKDDIYLINIVGRAIGSERGTPETLLNLQITTPSGTSIPLLAFASVRYALEQPLIWSRDRIPTVTLKASVRGDMQPVNLVDELKPAIDKFAANLPQGYTVKTGGTVEESAKAQGPIAQVVPLMLFLMATFLMIQLQSVQKMFLVASVAPLGLIGVVLALVPTGTPMGFVAILGILALVGIIIRNSVILVTQIDQYERDGYDPWHAVVQATEHRRRPILLTAAAASLGMIPIAREVFWGPMAYAMIGGIISATLLTLLFLPALYVAWYKIKENKDSSSTLQGKPA from the coding sequence ATGAATGGGAAATTCAACCTGTCCGAGTGGGCCCTGAAACATCAGTCGTTCGTCTGGTATTTGATGTTTATGGCGGTGGTCGCCGGAATTTTTTCGTACATAAATCTAGGACGCGAAGAGGACCCGTCCTTTGCCATTAAAACCATGGTGATCCAGACCCGATGGCCTGGCGCAACCGTCGATGAAACACTGCTGCAGGTCACCGACCGGATTGAGAAGAAGCTGGAAGAGCTCGACTCACTCGACTACGTGCAAAGCTACACCCGACCCGGTGAGTCCACGGTGTTTGTGTTCCTGAAGGACACCACCAACGCCAAGGCCATTCCGGAAATCTGGTACCAGGTTCGCAAGAAAATCGACGATATTCGCGGCGACTTCCCCCAAGGCATCCAAGGCCCGGGCTTCGACGATGAATTCGGGGATGTGTACGGCACCATCTATGCCTTTACCGGTGACGGCTTCAGCATGCGTCAACTGCGCGATTACGTGGAGCAGGTGCGCACCGGCATTCGCGACATTCCCAACCGCGGCAAAATGCTGACCATTGGCGAGCAGGACGAAACCTTCTACCTGAGCTTTTCGACTCGCAAACTGGCGGCATTGGGCCTCGACCAACAGCATGTGCTGCAAAGCCTGCAAGCACAAAATGCGGTTACCCCGGCCGGGGTCATTGAAGCCGGGCCCGAGCGTATGTCTGTGCGCACGTCGGGGCAGTTCGAAAACGTTGCAGACCTGGAAGCCGTCAACCTGCGGGTCAACGATCGCTTCTACCGGCTGGCCGACATTGCCGACATCACGCGCGGCTACGTCGATCCGGCCGCGCCGATGTTCCACTACAACGGCAAGCCGGCGGTCGGCCTGGCAATTGCGATGATCCCCGGCGGCAATATCCAGGAATTCGGCAAGCAACTGAGCCAACGCATCGCAGAACTGACTGCCGAACTGCCGGTCGGGGTCGGGGTACACATGGTCTCTGACCAGGCGCAGGTGGTTGAGGTCGCCGTAGGCGGTTTCACCAGCGCGTTGTTTGAAGCGGTGATCATCGTGTTGGCCGTGAGCTTTATCAGCCTCGGCTTACGCGCCGGCCTGGTGGTGGCCATCTCGATTCCCTTGGTGCTCGCACTGGTCTTCGTCTTTATGGAGTTCACCGGCATCGCCATGCAGCGGGTGTCGCTGGGCGCGCTGATCATTGCGCTCGGCCTGCTGGTGGACGACGCGATGATCACGGTGGAGATCATGATTACGCGCCTCGAACTGGGAGAAACCAAAGAACAGGCGGCAACGTTTGCCTATCACTCGACGGCTTTCCCGATGCTCACCGGGACCCTGGTCACGGTGGCGGGCTTCGTACCCATTGGGCTCAACAACAGCTCAGCGGGCGAGTACACCTTCACCCTGTTTGCCGTGATTGCCGTAGCGATGCTGGTGTCATGGGTGGTGGCGGTGCTGTTTGCGCCCGTTCTGGGGGTGCATATCCTCAGCGCCAAAGTGAAGCCCAAGCCTGAAAAACCAGGCCGCCTGGCGCAGACATTCGACTCGGCGCTGCTGTGGTGCATGCGTCATCGATGGCTAACCATCGGCGGCACGGTGTTGATGTTTGTGCTGTCGATTTTCGGCATGGGCCTGGTGCAAAACCAGTTCTTCCCGTCATCAGACCGCCCCGAAATCCTGGTTGATTTGAACCTGCCGCAAAACGCCTCCATTGCCGAAACTCTGAAAGTCACGCAGCGCTTTGAAGCAACGCTCAAGGACGACCCGGACATCGTGCGCTGGAGCACCTACGTGGGCGAGGGCGCGATCCGTTTCTACCTGCCGCTCGACCAGCAACTACAGAACCCGTTCTACTCGCAGCTGGTGATCGTCAGCACCGGCCTTGAAGCCCGTGGCCCCCTGATGGAACGCCTGGAAAAACGCCTGCGCGAAGACTTCGTCGGGGTCGGTGGCTTCGTCCATACGCTAGAACTGGGCCCACCAGTGGGCCGACCGCTGCAATACCGCGTCAGTGGCAAAAACATTGATGAAGTGCGTAAACACGCATTGAACCTGGCCACTGTGCTCGACGCCAACCCCAACGTCGGCGAAACCATCTTCAACTGGAACGAACCGGGCAAGGTACTGCGCATCGATATCGCCCAGGACAAAGCCCGCCAGTTCGGCCTGTCGTCTGAAGACGTGGCACAGGTGATGAACAGCATCGTCAGCGGTGCTGCCATCAGCCAGGTTAAAGATGATATCTACCTGATCAACATCGTAGGCCGCGCCATCGGCAGCGAACGCGGCACACCCGAAACCTTGCTCAACCTGCAAATCACCACCCCGAGCGGTACCTCGATTCCGCTGCTGGCCTTTGCTTCAGTGCGCTACGCCCTGGAACAACCGTTGATCTGGAGCCGCGACCGCATCCCGACGGTCACCCTCAAGGCTTCGGTACGTGGCGACATGCAACCGGTCAATCTGGTGGATGAACTCAAACCGGCCATCGATAAATTCGCCGCGAACCTGCCTCAGGGCTACACCGTGAAAACCGGCGGCACGGTCGAGGAGAGCGCCAAAGCCCAAGGCCCGATTGCTCAGGTAGTGCCGTTGATGCTGTTTTTGATGGCCACGTTCCTGATGATCCAGCTGCAAAGCGTCCAGAAGATGTTCCTGGTGGCGAGCGTCGCACCGCTGGGCCTGATCGGCGTGGTGCTGGCGCTGGTTCCGACAGGAACGCCCATGGGCTTTGTCGCGATATTGGGGATTCTGGCGCTGGTGGGGATCATCATTCGCAACTCGGTGATCCTGGTGACGCAGATCGACCAGTATGAACGTGACGGTTACGACCCGTGGCATGCGGTGGTGCAAGCCACCGAGCATCGTCGCCGGCCGATCCTGCTGACCGCTGCGGCGGCCAGCCTGGGGATGATCCCGATTGCACGTGAAGTGTTCTGGGGCCCCATGGCCTACGCCATGATTGGCGGCATCATCTCCGCGACCTTGCTCACGCTCCTGTTCCTGCCCGCGCTGTATGTGGCCTGGTACAAGATCAAAGAGAACAAGGACAGCTCGAGCACCCTGCAGGGCAAACCGGCTTGA
- the betT gene encoding choline transporter BetT, translating to MNPPVFYFAAAFILAFGLVVITLPQAAGEWLLAAQNWAANTVGWYYMLAMTLYLIFVVVTALSGYGKIKLGADHDEPEFSYLSWAGMLFAAGISITLFFFCVSEPLTHMLAPPQGPAGTSEAARQGMQLLFLHWGLHGWGVFAFVGMALAYFAYRHNLPLALRSALYPLIGKRINGPIGYAVDGFGIIATVFGLGADMGFGVLHLNSGLDYLFGLPHTQWVQVGLITLMMGAAILVAIAGVDKGVRVMSDINMLLACALLLFVLFAGPTQHLLNTLVQNIGDYLGALPTKSFDVYAYDKPSDWLGGWTVFYWAWWIAWSPFVGLFIARISRGRTIREFVFGVLLIPLGFTLAWMSIFGNSAIDQVLNHGMVALGQSAIDDPSRTLYLLLETYPWSKTVIAVTVFISFVFFVTSADSGTVVLSTLSARGNNADEDGPKWLRVFWGAMTALVTSALLFSGSIDALKSAVVLTSLPFSLILLLMMWGLHKAFYLESQKQIAQMHSLAPVSHSRRGGWRQRLSQAVHFPSRDEVYRFMDTTVRPAIEEVSAVFVEKGLNVVTQPDPANDNVSLEIGHGEEHPFIYQVQMRGYFTPSFARGGFGKKEQLRNRRYYRAEVHLAEGSQDYDLTGYTKEQIINDILDQYERHMQFLHLVR from the coding sequence ATGAACCCGCCCGTTTTCTACTTTGCCGCCGCCTTTATTCTGGCGTTTGGCCTGGTCGTAATCACCCTGCCACAGGCCGCTGGTGAATGGCTGTTAGCTGCGCAGAACTGGGCAGCCAATACGGTCGGCTGGTACTACATGCTAGCGATGACCCTGTATCTGATCTTCGTGGTCGTCACCGCCTTGTCCGGCTACGGCAAGATCAAGCTCGGTGCCGACCACGACGAACCTGAGTTCAGTTACCTGTCCTGGGCGGGCATGCTTTTCGCCGCCGGGATCAGCATCACGCTATTTTTCTTCTGTGTTTCCGAACCCTTGACCCACATGCTCGCCCCGCCTCAAGGCCCGGCCGGTACGTCCGAGGCTGCGCGCCAGGGCATGCAGTTGCTGTTCTTGCACTGGGGTTTGCATGGTTGGGGGGTGTTTGCCTTTGTCGGTATGGCGCTGGCGTATTTTGCCTATCGCCATAATCTGCCGCTGGCATTGCGTTCAGCGCTCTACCCGCTGATCGGCAAGCGCATCAACGGTCCCATCGGCTATGCGGTGGATGGCTTCGGCATCATCGCCACCGTGTTTGGCCTGGGCGCTGACATGGGTTTTGGGGTGCTGCACCTTAACTCCGGGCTCGACTATCTGTTCGGCCTGCCACATACCCAGTGGGTGCAGGTGGGATTGATTACCTTGATGATGGGTGCCGCGATCCTGGTGGCCATCGCGGGCGTCGATAAAGGCGTGCGCGTGATGTCCGATATCAACATGCTGCTGGCCTGTGCGCTGCTGCTGTTCGTGTTGTTTGCCGGCCCTACCCAGCATTTGCTCAATACCCTGGTGCAGAACATCGGCGATTATCTGGGCGCACTGCCCACCAAGAGTTTTGATGTCTACGCCTACGACAAGCCAAGCGACTGGCTGGGCGGCTGGACGGTGTTTTATTGGGCCTGGTGGATCGCATGGTCGCCGTTCGTAGGCCTGTTTATTGCGCGTATCTCCCGTGGCCGGACCATCCGTGAGTTCGTGTTTGGCGTGTTGCTGATTCCGCTGGGTTTCACCCTGGCGTGGATGTCGATCTTCGGCAACAGTGCCATCGATCAGGTGCTCAATCACGGCATGGTTGCTCTTGGCCAGTCGGCCATCGACGATCCGTCGCGCACGCTGTACCTGCTGCTCGAAACCTACCCGTGGAGCAAAACTGTGATCGCCGTGACGGTGTTCATCAGTTTTGTGTTCTTCGTGACCTCGGCCGACTCCGGCACCGTGGTGCTGTCCACCCTCTCGGCGCGAGGTAACAACGCCGATGAAGACGGGCCTAAATGGTTGCGTGTGTTCTGGGGGGCGATGACCGCGCTGGTCACCAGTGCCCTGCTGTTCTCGGGCAGCATCGATGCGCTCAAATCGGCGGTGGTTCTGACCTCCTTGCCGTTCTCGCTGATTCTGTTGCTGATGATGTGGGGGCTGCACAAGGCGTTCTACCTCGAGTCGCAGAAGCAGATTGCGCAGATGCACTCTCTGGCACCGGTTTCGCACTCGCGTCGTGGCGGTTGGCGCCAGCGCTTGAGCCAGGCCGTGCATTTCCCGTCGCGTGACGAGGTGTACCGCTTTATGGACACCACCGTGCGCCCGGCGATTGAAGAAGTGAGCGCCGTGTTTGTCGAAAAGGGCCTTAACGTCGTCACCCAGCCGGACCCGGCCAATGACAACGTGAGCCTTGAAATCGGCCACGGCGAAGAGCATCCGTTCATCTACCAGGTGCAGATGCGGGGTTACTTCACGCCCTCCTTCGCCCGTGGTGGTTTCGGCAAAAAAGAGCAACTGCGTAATCGCCGTTACTACCGTGCCGAGGTGCATTTGGCGGAAGGCAGTCAGGACTATGACCTGACTGGCTACACCAAAGAGCAGATCATCAACGACATCCTCGACCAGTACGAACGCCACATGCAGTTCTTGCACTTGGTGCGTTGA
- a CDS encoding MetQ/NlpA family ABC transporter substrate-binding protein: MKKVLLFTALAAALTAGLAHAGEKLVVAATPVPHAEILELIKPALAKEGVDLEIKVFTDYVQPNVQVDQKRLDANYFQTLPYLTSFNEGKGTDLVTVIGVHVEPFGGYSKKIKNLSELKDGATVAIPNEGSNSGRALILLQKAGLIELKDPKNALATPKDIAKNPHNLKFKELESAMLARVLDQVDLDMINTNYALEAGLNPAKDALLIEGADSPYVNFLVARPDNKDSVAIQKLAKALTSPEVKAFIAEKYKGAVLPAF; this comes from the coding sequence ATGAAAAAGGTTCTGTTGTTTACCGCACTGGCGGCTGCTTTGACGGCAGGCCTGGCACACGCTGGCGAAAAACTGGTGGTCGCCGCCACCCCGGTTCCCCATGCCGAAATCCTTGAACTGATCAAACCCGCCCTCGCTAAAGAAGGCGTGGATCTGGAAATCAAGGTATTCACCGATTACGTGCAGCCGAACGTGCAGGTCGATCAGAAGCGTCTGGACGCCAACTACTTCCAGACCCTGCCGTACCTCACCAGCTTCAACGAAGGCAAAGGCACCGACCTGGTCACCGTGATCGGTGTTCACGTTGAACCGTTCGGTGGTTACTCGAAGAAGATCAAAAACCTTTCCGAACTCAAAGACGGCGCGACCGTGGCGATTCCTAACGAAGGCAGCAACAGCGGCCGTGCGTTGATCCTGCTGCAAAAAGCCGGGCTGATCGAGCTCAAAGACCCTAAAAACGCGCTGGCCACTCCTAAAGACATCGCCAAGAACCCACACAACCTGAAATTCAAAGAGCTTGAGTCGGCGATGCTGGCACGGGTGCTGGATCAGGTCGACCTGGACATGATCAACACCAATTACGCACTGGAAGCGGGCCTCAACCCGGCCAAAGACGCACTGCTCATCGAAGGTGCAGATTCGCCGTACGTGAACTTCCTGGTAGCCCGTCCGGATAACAAGGACAGTGTTGCCATACAGAAACTGGCCAAGGCGCTGACCAGTCCTGAAGTCAAAGCCTTCATTGCCGAAAAATACAAAGGTGCGGTGCTGCCTGCGTTCTGA
- a CDS encoding choline sulfate utilization transcriptional regulator, whose product MYEALGDVSLDLLRTFEAAARHRSFTAAALELGTTQPAISQQLKRLESHLGIRLFDRIYRGIALTEAGLGLFLHVQSGLQQINTGLQALIEQPAREVLQVATDFAFAAYWLMPRLARFHAAYPQIDVSLVTRERSHDTLHGDSDVAVLFGQGRFIQGDAQWLFNEEVFPVCSPHLLAGQALPLSARALGDFPLLQLRGEHARQWFDWYRLFDALKLGPPPAPGPLRFDNYTLLIQAAIAGQGMAIGWKHLVDNLLDQGVLCRPFTESAVSAFGYYVIQPPRKRRNQLAQVFVDWMLAEQNAHAGA is encoded by the coding sequence ATGTATGAAGCCCTGGGTGACGTGTCCCTCGACCTGCTGCGCACCTTTGAAGCGGCGGCGCGCCATCGCAGTTTCACGGCCGCGGCTCTCGAGCTGGGCACGACACAGCCGGCGATCAGCCAGCAACTCAAGCGGCTGGAATCGCACTTGGGCATTCGCCTGTTTGATCGTATTTATCGCGGCATTGCCCTGACGGAAGCTGGCCTGGGCCTGTTTTTACACGTTCAATCGGGCTTGCAGCAAATCAATACCGGCCTGCAAGCGCTGATCGAGCAACCGGCCCGTGAGGTGCTGCAGGTCGCCACCGACTTTGCCTTTGCGGCCTATTGGTTGATGCCACGTCTGGCGCGATTCCATGCGGCCTACCCGCAGATTGATGTCAGCCTGGTCACTCGCGAACGCAGCCATGACACCTTGCACGGCGACAGTGATGTGGCGGTGTTGTTTGGTCAGGGGCGATTCATTCAGGGCGATGCCCAATGGCTGTTCAATGAAGAAGTCTTTCCCGTGTGCAGCCCGCATCTGCTGGCTGGCCAGGCGCTGCCGTTATCAGCCCGGGCGTTGGGCGATTTTCCGCTGCTGCAATTGCGCGGCGAACACGCCCGTCAGTGGTTTGACTGGTATCGGCTGTTCGATGCACTGAAACTGGGCCCGCCGCCTGCGCCCGGCCCGCTGCGCTTCGACAACTACACTTTGCTCATCCAAGCCGCCATTGCGGGCCAAGGCATGGCCATTGGCTGGAAGCACCTTGTGGATAACTTGCTGGATCAAGGCGTGTTGTGCCGCCCGTTCACTGAGTCGGCGGTTTCTGCGTTCGGTTACTACGTTATTCAGCCCCCTCGCAAACGCCGCAATCAACTCGCCCAGGTATTTGTCGACTGGATGCTGGCGGAGCAAAATGCCCATGCAGGAGCTTAA
- the betC gene encoding choline-sulfatase: MSRKNILFIMADQMAAPLLPIYGPSPIKLPHLSRLADRSVVFEAAYCNSPLCAPSRFTLMSGQLPSKIGAYDNAADFPGDVPTYAHYLRRLGYRTALAGKMHFCGPDQLHGFEERLTSDIYPADYGWSVNWDEPDARPSWYHNMASVLQAGPCVRTNQLDFDEEVVFKAQQYLFDHIRQDSDQPFCLTVSMTHPHDPYTIPKPFWDMYDEDDIPLPDTPPQASLDPHSQRLLHVYDLWDKPLPVDKIRDARRAYFGACSYIDQNVGKLLQTLEDTGLANDTVIVFSGDHGDMLGERGLWYKMHWFDMAARVPLLVYAPDQFGPARVGEAVSTADLLPTFVELAGGTLEAGLALDGRSLVPHLRGEGGHDEVFGEYMAEGTLSPLMMIRRGAYKFIYSEDDPCLLFDLHNDPHEREELSQSPDHQPLVAAFLAEARSKWDIAQIHQQVLASQRRRRLVAQALAIGKLTSWDHQPWVDASQQYMRNHIDLDDLERKARYPQPASALHPET, translated from the coding sequence ATGTCGCGCAAAAACATTCTATTCATCATGGCCGACCAAATGGCCGCTCCGCTGCTGCCGATCTACGGACCGTCCCCGATCAAACTGCCGCACCTCAGTCGTTTAGCCGACCGGAGCGTGGTATTTGAGGCCGCCTATTGCAACAGCCCTCTGTGTGCGCCCTCGCGCTTTACCCTGATGAGCGGCCAGCTCCCGAGCAAAATCGGCGCCTATGACAACGCGGCTGATTTTCCGGGTGATGTGCCCACCTATGCCCATTACTTGCGGCGCTTGGGGTATCGCACGGCGCTGGCGGGCAAAATGCACTTTTGCGGGCCAGACCAACTGCATGGTTTCGAAGAGCGCCTGACCAGTGACATTTACCCTGCGGATTACGGCTGGTCGGTCAATTGGGATGAACCGGATGCCCGGCCCAGCTGGTATCACAACATGGCCTCCGTGCTGCAAGCCGGGCCGTGTGTGCGCACCAACCAACTGGATTTCGATGAAGAGGTGGTGTTCAAGGCCCAACAATATTTGTTCGATCATATTCGCCAGGACAGCGATCAACCGTTTTGCCTGACCGTCTCAATGACGCACCCTCACGACCCGTACACCATCCCCAAACCGTTCTGGGACATGTACGACGAAGACGACATTCCTCTGCCCGACACGCCACCACAGGCCAGCCTCGATCCACACTCACAGCGCCTGCTCCATGTGTACGACCTGTGGGACAAACCGCTGCCTGTGGATAAAATCCGCGATGCACGCCGGGCCTATTTCGGCGCCTGCAGCTACATTGACCAGAATGTCGGCAAACTTCTGCAAACCCTTGAAGACACCGGGTTGGCCAACGATACGGTGATCGTATTTTCCGGTGATCACGGCGACATGCTTGGTGAACGTGGGCTTTGGTACAAAATGCACTGGTTCGACATGGCTGCGCGAGTGCCCTTGCTGGTGTATGCACCGGATCAGTTTGGCCCTGCACGTGTGGGGGAGGCCGTTTCGACCGCCGACCTGCTGCCGACGTTTGTGGAACTGGCGGGCGGTACGCTGGAAGCTGGTCTTGCGCTGGATGGCCGTTCGCTGGTGCCGCACTTGCGCGGCGAAGGCGGGCACGACGAGGTGTTTGGCGAATACATGGCTGAAGGCACCCTCAGCCCGCTGATGATGATCCGCCGCGGCGCCTATAAATTCATCTACAGCGAAGACGACCCGTGCCTGCTGTTTGACCTGCACAATGACCCGCACGAACGCGAAGAACTCAGCCAGTCGCCAGACCATCAGCCTTTGGTTGCAGCATTTCTGGCCGAGGCACGGAGCAAATGGGATATTGCACAGATTCACCAACAGGTCCTCGCCAGTCAGCGACGCCGGCGGCTGGTGGCTCAAGCACTGGCTATCGGCAAACTGACCAGTTGGGATCATCAACCCTGGGTCGACGCCAGCCAGCAATACATGCGCAACCACATCGACCTCGATGATCTGGAACGCAAGGCCCGTTATCCACAGCCTGCTTCAGCCTTGCACCCTGAGACCTAA